aaacttTCAATTATTTCCGTTTAGGTTCTTGTCATTTTTGTGGACATAATAAGCCACTAAGGattgtgtttattcattcattttaactgCGCGTCCCAGCTTGCGCTACATAGCTGATGTAGGGATACACACAGCTGTTTTCATGCTCAACAGTGATTTTCTACCTCACACTTAATGCGCTAATATTTACACTGTGTACGTTGTGTTTTCAGTCAGGCTCCTGCACAGCCTGATGTCAAATTGTTATCCAATATCTATCACTCTTTTATTTAAGAAATGTTTAATACACAACTTTATTTATGCTTGCAAGGGCTTCAATATTGTCAAATTCCATTTTAAGTTTTGATCTAGCTTCCAAAATTTGAACTTTGAACCTTCATCGATTTTACTACTCATTATGAGTTTTATTCAGTGAAATGTTGCATGTGGAGTGGATTTCAACATACTGGTGACTGGTCAGGTGACCAGGCGATGAAGATCCACTCGTATCCCTGAGCATTCTGGGAGTCCAGGCGGTAGAGGATGTAACACGGCTGCTGTGGTGTCAGCAGAGGTAGAAGGAACTGGTCAAAGTCCTTGTCCCAGCTCTGAGCCGGCTGTCGGTACGATTCCAACACCAACTCCTCTGTGAGACAAggaatcactttaaaaaaaaactactacGTTTGAGACGCCACATCAGATGACAGTTACCATTCTGAATGATGATCTTCATGATTCTGATGGCGCCTCCCCTTGCTTGGGCCAGGAAGTGCTTGAGCTCAGGTGTTGCTACAGCAGCCAGGTATAAGGCAGACAAAGTCAAAACTTAGATTGTAAACAGAACACGTCAGGTGAGCAAGAACCTGAGACCAGACACTCACACCATCACCTCAGGTGACTCCGACAGAGAGCTGTGCACCAAGCACACCAATATCTGAAGGCAGTTCAAGAAGCTTAACCATGAACTTTCAGCATCAGGAACATTAGAAATGTTGCTTCTTTGTGTTCCTTTTACTCCCTCGCCATGGTTACCAAACACAGGGATCATAAATGATGCAAGATAAGGTAGGAAAGGTGAGAGAGCTGTGCTTCCGCCAACCCATCCCCCTGCACTCCAGTTACAAAATGCCATAAGAATATTACCATATAATTATACACGTCAACAAACATTTCTGGtttgttaatgttaatgttcaTCAAGCAGATTCAGGAATCATATTTTGACATGAGCTTAAAAAAATCGAATGAAACTCTGAGCACTCCACAAGTGAAAGatatatatgaaaatgtaatatttccAACAGCAGGGGGTTGaaagaagatttaaaaaaaaagtgtgaaaaggGAACGTACCATTGATTCCAGTTTGGTGGGACATCTTTTGGCAGGCGGTGAGTTCTCTCCTCTCATGGAAGAAGGTCTGTGTCGGCTTTGCTCCGGCTCAGCTGGAAGGATGCGTCTGCTCTGATGTAGACAGAGGGACCCACACACACCCGTAACACCAATGCCTGGAGGGTGACTTGGGTGGTTCCTCACACCTGAAATACTATCTGCGGAACTGTGGGTTGATGAGTAATAACATGCCTGTCAGTGGATATGCCACCCTGACCACTGGTCTAAAACTCACAGCGGATCGATGACCGCATTTTTAAGAGGTCTCCGCCTGGGAGGGGGGGGATCTTCCGGCTCTGTTGTCAGCGCGGGGCACGGCATGTGGCTAAAACACCCCACAgtagtttgttttttcaataaaaagatGGCATCAAATGACATAGAGTTTAGATGCCACATTACGACTCTGGACTATGGAGGGTGACATGTCGGCATGTGCtgaaattttcaaaactgcaacACAATAGTAACTTTACTTTTGTATCGTGAAGACCATGAAGTGGAGAGACATGCTtctcagactcagactcagaggTGGTTGAGCGAGAGATACCGGTGAGGTTACCTGTGATGGGGTCTTGCATTATTCACTCCTTGCTGAGTACAAACCCCAAACTATCCTGCATTATTTAAACCAGCTGCATCCCTCCGCCCCTCTGCCTCAGAACCCGACATTGGAGCAGCAAAACTTCATAAACTGGCCTGAAACAGGAAGTACACGCATGAGTgagaaataaaagtaaaaattaataaaatcagccaaaacattatgaccaagcTTGTTGAACCCGCAACTCTTGTGTACTGTTCCTGGTCTGCAGTAACTGCTGTTAATGGTAAAGCATCACAGCAGGTGAAGCCAGTAGTAAGggacaaatattattattattgtcgtGTATTGAATGTGTATGTCACGTGATGGAAAGGAATGAAAGGAACCCGGTTGTAAGCAGAAAACAGAAGTGTATGTGATGGTCTGAAGAGAGGAATAAACACGGTTGAGAACTATCGAACCCGTTGTGATTCAATTCAGAAACGTGTGTTATGCAATAGATTGACAGTGTACACATGACAATtattaagaataataataataaatatgagataGAGTTTCAGTTATAAAACCCAATTGTGTATGGGTTatgtataattatatataattatgtaTTAGTATATTTATTTGCTAAATGAGGAGCTTTCTCAGAAAGTTTTCAGTAGAAAAACGCAGCTGACCTTTCATTCAGTTCATCCTAGCTAGCTCTTTTTATTGACCAGAACTAGGGAGTTACATGGAGCACATCATTTCGATATTGGTAGACCATTTAAGCATGATGGTACACTAATATTAAATgagatatatgtatatacactgatattaaatgttttcaaattgtTCACCAGGccatggaaagagttcagtttttaaaaaacaggAGCTGGCCGAACTGAACTGAACAGTTCATGGCGcaggcttcacagggttaatcaATGTTACTGTTCAAAACCTGGTGGTTTGACCCCAGGTGCATGCTCATTAACCAAGCACATTCCTGTTTCACTGATGCTAAATCCACATGAAGCTCTTGGAACTCTAAATGACAGATCTGCAGTCTTCCTTGCAATTTGTTTAACATGGTGAATGACTGCATACGAAAACCATTAAGACCCAAATCATGAAGCAACTGGCTCAAATCTCAATTCCCAACCTTATTCCCAGTTGGCCACAGGTAAAAACAGCATCTATCCAGTTCAGccattcatatttttgtgaGAATTGGAGTAGCATGGTCCCATCACTGTCAGTCAACCCATCACAGTGGTTAATCTCTACAATagggctccgcctccacagcgtATGATATTGCACCTGTGtctgttcacatttcccaggacctgacctggaacaccaacacctcCGCACTGGCCAAGAGAGCCCAGCAGcacctgtacttcctgcggaagctgaagagagccggagttccgtcccccatcatgtgcaccttctacagaggcacaATCGAGAgtgttctgaccagctgcatcacagtgtggttcgtctcatgtgcctgccgcaagaccctgcagcgtgTGGTGaggactgctgagaagatcatcgggtccctcttccatccctcctggacatctacaagactcgcctcactcgcaaagccctgaggatcgcaggagaccccacccacccgtcacacagcctcttcaccctgctgccatcagggcgaaggttccagagtcaccgtgcACGAACGAGCAGACTGAAAGACAgcttcgtccaccaggctgtcatgatgctgaactctcttcctgctctgcccccgggtcggCACCatgcacttttggctccatccattgcacgtctgcccgtcctgggtgagggacccctcctctgacgctcaccctgaggtGTTTTTCCTTAGTCGGTGTGAGGGTTTAGGGtggaggatgttgccatgctgctcatgctgtcatgagctaggtgctccccccggtggctgatggactgatgtgatgatgatttggttgccatgtatcctgctgtgtcTATTTATCAATTATctatatttgttcctgtctgttgatTTTTATATCATgccgtccaggtctgagagaacagatatttcatccatgctatatgtcttgtactgtagcatatttgacaataaagctacCAACCTACCTAGTGATTTTGCCTTTAATCCTTGTTAAATGAAGTCCAGACCGCGAaggttcatgtgtgtgtgagacgccGGGCACATCACAGCAGCGTGAACGAGTCTAACCTCAACGTGTGTTGTGTATTTGAGTACCTAGACGTCACTCTGAGGGAATGACTGAATGACCGTGTGCGCAAAGTTTGACTTAAAAAATGAGTAAGAGTCAATCACAAACAGAGCTCAAACATCTTCGCAGTCAGCTTTGTTTTTCCAGCCGAGGaatttattttagaaaatgaATATCAAAACAGTGATATCACATTTCCAAGTAAatgtcgtaaaaaaaaaaaaacaatttcagcaaaaataaaacaagacatATTTTCTGTActaaaaacatcacaaaataaCAGACAGTGTTTGGGCCCATGTTGTTAGCTGCTTCaatgtgtctctgtgtcttgGCCTGGAAGCCAAAAATTCTGAGAAGGGAAAGGATAAAACTTTAGTGCATATTTGCAGGCGGAATAAAAGCTGGCTGTTGATCTTACCGTCTTGCTGCAGGCGCTCGCAAACGTCATGAATCGGGGATTAAACTGCAGAGTGTTGATGGGTCCAGGGTGCTTCCCGTCCCGGACAGCCACCTTCATCCCACTCACTGTGCTCCAAACATGGATCTTCCCATCCTCGGAACCTAGAGGGCGGATCAAAGTCAAAACACTTTTAAACGGTACTGTAGGTGAAGGCAATGCATATAATAGCAATTGAACTGACCAATCATAACAAACTGTGAATCAGGAGTGAAGCATGCCTCCAGAGAAAAACCTCTGCTGTTGTTGTAgttctgaaacacaaagacaacaCCATCACACATTGCAAACAAACAGCCAAGGAATATGTTAGTGCTTACAGAAAACGTGTGCAACAAAGAGCCGTTGAAGGCGTTGAGTAAGCCGATCATTCCTCCGTTAGTGCAGATGAGAATCTGCTTCCCATCGTCACTAAATTTCAGTCGCGTCCAGTCACACACGCGGGGAAAACTCATCTCAAAAGATGCAAACGGACCCTGTTTACAAAGCATACATCTTTTAGgatgaaacaaactgaaacttTGAGGTGTATTAGTATCAAGAGGGTCCAAAAAATTACTTTGTCAAAGGCCCTGAGGTCGTAAAGCTGAACCACCTTCGATTCCACAGCTGCAGCAAAGATCAGGCCTTCGGGGTCAAACGAACAAATGGGTCTCCCAATTGGGTTTGTTATTCCCTGAAACAGACAAAGGAAGACAacacatcacaatgactgatggtGACGATTACACGCTTTTGTGATGCAGGTGAAAACTGCAGTAAAATAATCAGCACATCTGCATCAGGGACACCAGATGACCAAACTGGGAAGAACAAACTAGGTTTGTCTATGATCCATGGCTTCGGACACCAAATGCAAAAGTATATGATAAATATAAattcagaaaaatattttaaattcatcAATGACATTTCATGTCTTAAATTGTGGGCTTCATCCGTCCCGCCTGATCTGTCACAACCTGACAACAAGAAAAATCTTATTCAAATTTAATTTGCTATAATTATTTTGAGAATAAATgtagattttgattttttttcttctgtttcatttgCTTTATCTGTTTGCAagacatattatttttttccctattCAAAATAGGACATATTTTACAAAGGACATTGATGTTTCCACGTACCTGGCAATTTTGAGAGTTAAGATCCCAAATACGGATGGTCTTGTCCAACGAACTAGAGATGAACATGTCATCCACAGGAGACATGGAGAGGGATATCACTCTAAGGAAGAACCGCATATAATGTAAATAGAAAAGAAGGAGGCTTCCAGAAAATAACACAAGCCATCGACTTCATTGCAACTTTAAATAGCCGAATGCTATTTAAGAAACACTGTTAAGTGAGCAATGACTGGCCGTTCAAAAGTTACTGAGCCATGCAACTTGTTTTTAGTTTGTAGTTAGTGGTGCATTTACTTACTTTGCTGTGTGACCAGGAAAGTATCTGATGTACTTGTTGCCAGTCAACGACAGGAGACGAATGGTATCTTCATGATTCCCCCCAGGTACAATAAAATGGGAAATACAACGGGAAAAGGGTTCCATGCATTTTCACAGCCTCAGTTATGTCATGTGTAGTGCAACTTCTGTGAGGTCATTACCGTCCTGCTTGTTGGAGCTGTAGACCACCGTGTGATCATCTTTGTGTCGGTAGCGGATGAGGTCCACTCCATACTTCTGGCTGAACATGGTTTTTCTGGGTCTGTGAACAGACATCACAGATGATGGGCGTGATCGATCGTGTCAGTGCAGCTTGCATATTTAATTTTGAGATATATAAATACCCAAGAAAGTCATAATACTTTCAGATATACCACTTCATTACATAAAGGATTGAACGTTTTTGTTTCTCACCTTCCCGCGGTGATGTCATAAATAACAATGCGGTCGTCGTCGCTGCTCGATATGGCACTTTCACCATTTGGGCTGTAGTCGATGCAGTTGACTTTCTGAGAATTCTCTCGATACGACCTGGCCACCGTGAAATTCCTCAACACCCTGTCGGTAATCCTCATGTCTGCGGTGCCGTTCAATGATTCACCCTAAAACGAAACACTAATGAAGACATTCTATCAAGTCAAATGGCCACACATATCGGTAATCTTTATTTCAGTTTCCTAAGGGAGAAAATAACATGTTCGAAAACATGCTCACTGTCCGATAggcttgtgtttaaaaaaaatacagtttgatGTTTTACCCAGTACCGTTTAAATGGGCGGTTTGCATTGCTCCACACAGAGCTCCACGTAATCGGTTGGTAGCGGTATACAAAACGAGCTATCCTCACTGCACAAACAAGGAAGTTGCCCTTAACACCGGAAGCGATTGGCGATTTAGgatttgaatgtatttgatTTGTTTAAAACGTGATAACGATTGATTGCTTCTACCGCTACTACATAaaggggaaataaaaaaaactcagaaTTTCTGTAAAAGGGAAAATGTTGAAGTGTTAGCACCGCCCGCGTTTCGCATTCAAGCGAAACGTTGAGTCCAACATATTATGGAAGGGCCACACCGGAAGTAATTGACAACAAGCATGGTTGGCGTTGAATGAAGTGCAACTCGCCTCACACAGCTACgatgagcagctgcagaagagTCTGTTCTCTGCGATTGAGCGCTGGACTAAACTCTTTATTTCACCGGGTGAAAACACAGGCCAACTGCGGCCGATGTCCGTCTTTCTGCCGGACTCATGGCACCGCTCCAAAACAGGGCCCAGACCCGGGGTCAGAGGTTAAGCCAAGGTTGAGAGCCATAGACCTGGCGAGGAAGATCCAGCAGGAGAAGGCGAAGGAAGTAGCGGAAGCCGAGCCGCAAGTATCCAGTCAGAAGAAGAGGGTGATCGAACTGAAGCAGTTCAGCCAGAAGCTCCAGAAGGTCCATCCAAATGTCCTGGCTAAACACCTGAGCCAGGCGGTGCTGTACCAGGACAAAGATGTGGTCATCACCAACAAACCTTATGGTGTTCCTCTCAGAGGTGCGTGAGAACATTCTTTTTTAATAGCATACAGTCATGTCCACCACTCTATTATAATGCCAAATCACTGTACACGTATACGCGGATGGACGACGTCAATATCACAAACATATAAGTGaaaatgtcaataataataataaaatgaattacaaaactaaataaataaagcagaatGTAAAATATAATATGCAGGgggtaaaatgatttaaatgaagattttaaattcaaagcaaatttttgtgctttttgtttcGTGGAATGTTTGATGGAATTGaaatattgttgtgtttcaatgtAGAAACCAATTGAGGACAGGGATCTTTGAGCATATATACATTTATGGATGTGGAACTTGTCTGAGATTataatgaaattaataaaataagatGGAGGCAAATGCTCTTCAGATAAACCAAAAACTACATTCTTctaaaacatttacaaaaatgACCAGGTGTCGATATCTTTCTGAAACCGTTTCTTTGTAAGGTCTTTGCTTGGATAGATTCTATGAAGAATTTTGAAAGAGATTTCCCTCACTTTGTTGCTGATCAAATACGAGCCATACCCTCTTCCACTCTTCACGCTTTCTCACCCTGGCTCCCGATGTGTGAGACCTGCTAGTTTCTATGAAAGTGAGAATGATGTCACCATGCACTTATGCTGCCTAGATGCCGCCGGAGTCACATCTGTGGCGTGTGTTCTTCCTGTGGTTGCCAAGATGATGGAGGGCACCAAGGTCAGGAGTGAGGCTCAGTTGCTGCCCTCCCTGGCACTGGAGAAAGAGGCGACAGGAGCGCTGCTGCTCGCCAGGAGTGAAGGGGTGGTGGAGCACCTTCTGGGTCTGTACCGAAACAACCTCCTCCAGAGGAAGTACTGGTGAGAACATCTCTGTTTGCAGTCGCTTTACGTTTGAATCATCATCCGCACGCCTACACTTGACTCAGCAGCTTTTCCTCCTCAGGGCGATCACAGTTGGCGTCCCGGTGCCAGCCGAAGGAATGATCGACATCCCCCTCATAGAGAGAGAGGTCACGGGAGCTCAGCCTCACTACAAGGTGACTCGCTCATCCATTTAATTCTACAGTGATCTTTGTTTACCAGTGGCCTTTTGCTTGTTCCAGATGGCGCTGAGTCCTCTGTACAGAATGAATGAGGAAGGTGATGGGGTGACCAAAGTACGGGGCAACCGTCAAGCCATTCCTGCCGTCACCAGGTACCGTGTTTTGGAGAGTGCCAATGGCTGCAGCCTGGTGGAGCTACAGCCGTTCACAGGTACGTTTGATGGCAGCAGTTTCCTGGTATCTATCTGGcttgattgtgttgttgctctGTGTGACTCTTAATAATacataaaggcaatctaattcAATCTAATACCTAATATGATGAGTCACTTTATGGAGAAACTTAGAACTAACCTGTGAGTTCTCATCCTCTAATGTTGTCGTTGTTTCAACCCCTGTGTTGTTTGTATCTGCTCCAAACATCAGAGCAGCAGATGTGTTATTCATGCTGGCTCTCACCGCCTGTTTTGTATGATGGGTCCAAATTGAGTGCCCTGGAAACAAAGGCGCAGAACGTAATCCATCATAGGGAGTGTCAGATAGAAAGGTAGTCATCCCACGGCCCTATAGTTAAGGAATGTCAGGGGCCACATGTCACTGGTGGGCGGGCCGGATGCTGCCTCCTGAGGGCCCAGGCCTTATACTGTATGTTCAATTTAAAAACTTAACTCAAGCTGGTCTTCTTCTAGGAGCAGCCCACAATTGATTTTCAACAAAAAATGATCATAAAAGGGACTGAAATCGCTAGTGTGCTTCTGGAAAGCTGTTACAAATTTATAGTCACTCAGTGACCTCAAGGCCGAAGTGCTAACAAAGGCCTGAATTCATACTCgaaggagcagcagctcaaAGATGCCCACAAGTCTCTCTTTGACCTTGATC
Above is a window of Synchiropus splendidus isolate RoL2022-P1 chromosome 6, RoL_Sspl_1.0, whole genome shotgun sequence DNA encoding:
- the LOC128760557 gene encoding WD repeat-containing protein 82-like, with product MRITDRVLRNFTVARSYRENSQKVNCIDYSPNGESAISSSDDDRIVIYDITAGRPRKTMFSQKYGVDLIRYRHKDDHTVVYSSNKQDDTIRLLSLTGNKYIRYFPGHTAKVISLSMSPVDDMFISSSLDKTIRIWDLNSQNCQGITNPIGRPICSFDPEGLIFAAAVESKVVQLYDLRAFDKGPFASFEMSFPRVCDWTRLKFSDDGKQILICTNGGMIGLLNAFNGSLLHTFSNYNNSRGFSLEACFTPDSQFVMIGSEDGKIHVWSTVSGMKVAVRDGKHPGPINTLQFNPRFMTFASACSKTNFWLPGQDTETH
- the rpusd4 gene encoding pseudouridylate synthase RPUSD4, mitochondrial, coding for MKCNSPHTATMSSCRRVCSLRLSAGLNSLFHRVKTQANCGRCPSFCRTHGTAPKQGPDPGSEVKPRLRAIDLARKIQQEKAKEVAEAEPQVSSQKKRVIELKQFSQKLQKVHPNVLAKHLSQAVLYQDKDVVITNKPYGVPLRDAAGVTSVACVLPVVAKMMEGTKVRSEAQLLPSLALEKEATGALLLARSEGVVEHLLGLYRNNLLQRKYWAITVGVPVPAEGMIDIPLIEREVTGAQPHYKMALSPLYRMNEEGDGVTKVRGNRQAIPAVTRYRVLESANGCSLVELQPFTGVKHQLRVHMAFGLSCPILGDHKYSHWSKLAPQKLPDRVLGKLGLEQSKIRHLPLHLHSKLLAIPRKDESEIKVSCPPPKFFKQTMSRLHLMFPDEKKDR